The following are encoded in a window of Brachyhypopomus gauderio isolate BG-103 chromosome 18, BGAUD_0.2, whole genome shotgun sequence genomic DNA:
- the LOC143482278 gene encoding uncharacterized protein LOC143482278, producing the protein MVGQALVYIRPLQKDIDVQSLELGYDQSISSGPLTECLYCNEKYSLSEMPGHVDVCEKLYERDRERLDDDDAGQEGTSVIVAESNTERQDRVSASVSDGPSTSHCSTAEFAIEEWKMEPDLDTAAKMYRRHILRNAEEKPDVVVTLDVHASEQDREREMLTFYKRQNLDWTSPFSVRFKGDAAMGDGVTRHFFSLLMDKLHFGFDIDLDNCGKTLLFNGEDDHKVPSTSRALVDGDLFRVVGRMIGHTFIHGGPLFSGLSPSLLPLLSGSKDAAPILELKDCPDIDVANIVTLLESQSELSPQEKDSLNKQPGLKLGSASSHQLEQKVVSRSCPPPWGYWQT; encoded by the exons ATGGTTGGACAAGCTCTTGTATATATACGACCACTACAGAAGGACATAGATGTACAG AGCCTTGAGCTTGGGTATGATCAGTCCATATCATCTGGCCCATTGACTGAATGCTTGTATTGCAATGAGAAATACAGCCTGTCAGAAATGCCAGGCCATGTTGATGTCTGTGAGAA GTtgtatgagagagacagagagaggttggatgatgatgatgcaggGCAGGAAGGAACATCAGTAATAGTGGCGGAGAGCAACACTGAAAGGCAGGACAGGGTTTCAGCATCAGTGTCTGATGGTCCCTCAACCAGTCATTGTTCAACAGCAGAGTTTGCCATTGAAG agtgGAAGATGGAGCCTGATCTTGACACAGCTGCCAAGATGTATCGAAGGCACATTTTAAGGAATGCTGAGGAAAAGCCAGATGTAGTTGTGACACTTGATGTACATGCCAGTGAACAGGATCGTGAACGAGAAATGCTTACCTTCTATAAACGACAAAATCTTGATTGGACAAGTCCCTTCAGTGTAAGATTTAAAG GAGATGCTGCAATGGGGGACGGAGTAACACGACATTTTTTCTCCCTACTAATGGACAAGCTGCACTTTGGATTTGACATTGACCTTG ATAACTGTGGAAAAACACTTCTATTCAATGGAGAAGATGATCACAAGGTTCCTTCAACATCAAGAGCACTTGTAGATGGTGACCTGTTTAGAGTTGTGGGAAGAATGATTGGCCACACATTTATTCATGGAGGTCCACTCTTCTCAGGGCTGAGCCCATCTCTCCTTCCCCTTCTAAGTGGCAGTAAAGATGCTGCTCCTATTTTGGAGTTGAAAGACTGCCCTGATATAGATGTGGCCAATATTGTGACTCTA CTGGAAAGCCAGAGTGAGCTGAGCCCACAGGAAAAAGACAGCCTAAATAAACAGCCTGGCCTTAAGTTGGGATCTGCCTCCAGTCACCAACTCGAACAGAAGGTGGTTAGCAGAAGCTGTCCTCCACCATGGG gTTATTGGCAGACGTGA